From Syntrophaceae bacterium, one genomic window encodes:
- a CDS encoding ABC transporter permease, translating into MAGDFWQRFRKNRLAVAGLAVVVLLFVVSFLAPWISPYDAGAIDLKSILQPPSAKHLFGTDPLGRDVLSRMIWGAGISLKVGFVATGIAIVIGTLLGAAAGYYGRWVDALIMRFVDIMLCFPTFFLILAVIAFLEPSIWNIMIIIGATGWMGITRLVRADFISLKERDFVQAARAIGASDLRIIFRHLLPNAMASILVAATLGVAGAILTESALSFLGIGVQPPTPSWGNMLTAGKDNIDIAWWLSLYPGLAILVTVLGYNLLGEGIRDALDPRLRR; encoded by the coding sequence ATGGCGGGGGACTTCTGGCAGCGCTTCCGGAAAAACAGGCTGGCCGTGGCAGGGCTTGCGGTGGTGGTCCTTCTTTTTGTCGTGTCGTTCCTGGCCCCCTGGATCTCGCCCTACGACGCGGGGGCCATCGACCTCAAGAGCATCCTCCAGCCCCCGTCGGCCAAGCACCTCTTCGGCACGGATCCTCTCGGACGGGACGTCCTGAGCCGCATGATCTGGGGCGCGGGGATCTCGCTGAAGGTTGGTTTTGTCGCCACGGGGATCGCCATCGTCATCGGGACGCTCCTCGGGGCGGCGGCGGGGTACTACGGGCGGTGGGTCGATGCGCTGATCATGCGCTTCGTCGACATCATGCTGTGCTTCCCAACGTTCTTCCTGATCCTGGCGGTCATCGCCTTCCTGGAGCCGTCCATCTGGAACATCATGATCATCATCGGCGCCACCGGCTGGATGGGGATCACCCGGCTCGTCCGGGCGGACTTCATCTCCCTGAAGGAGCGGGACTTCGTCCAGGCGGCCCGGGCCATCGGGGCCTCGGACCTGCGAATCATCTTCCGCCACCTGCTGCCGAACGCCATGGCCTCCATCCTCGTGGCGGCCACGCTGGGGGTGGCCGGGGCGATCCTGACCGAATCGGCCCTCAGCTTCCTGGGGATCGGCGTCCAGCCGCCCACGCCGAGCTGGGGAAACATGCTCACCGCCGGGAAGGACAACATCGACATTGCCTGGTGGCTGTCCCTCTATCCGGGGCTGGCCATCCTGGTGACGGTCCTGGGGTACAACCTGCTGGGGGAGGGGATCCGGGACGCCCTGGACCCGAGGCTCAGGCGGTGA
- a CDS encoding ABC transporter ATP-binding protein: MNAAGDPILKIEGLTTHFETARGTVRAVDGVDLSVRAGDTVGIVGESGCGKTVLALSILRLVPPPGRITAGRIVFGGRDLLALPEDEMRRIRGREISMIFQEPMTSLNPVFRVGDQVAEVLEIHEGLPRRSALERVVEVFRLVGIPSPESRIRDYPHQLSGGLRQRVMIAMALCLKPRLMLADEPTTALDVTIQAQILDLIGRLKEETGTSVLLVTHDLGVVAEAAQFVAVMYAGIVVEYGPAGDVFASPRHPYTVGLLASVPRGRGGDGGRLPAIAGTVPSLDELPAGCRFSGRCPDVMEICRREEPAVTEPAPDRRVRCWKFS; encoded by the coding sequence GTGAACGCCGCCGGGGATCCTATCCTGAAGATCGAAGGGCTCACGACCCATTTCGAAACGGCCCGGGGGACCGTCCGGGCGGTGGACGGCGTCGATCTGTCCGTCCGCGCCGGGGACACCGTGGGCATCGTCGGCGAGTCGGGATGCGGCAAGACCGTCCTGGCCCTTTCCATCCTGCGCCTCGTGCCGCCGCCGGGGCGGATCACAGCGGGCCGCATCGTCTTCGGGGGCCGCGATCTCCTGGCCCTCCCGGAGGATGAGATGCGGCGCATCCGGGGCCGGGAGATCTCCATGATCTTCCAGGAGCCCATGACCTCCCTCAACCCCGTCTTTCGCGTGGGCGACCAGGTGGCGGAGGTCCTGGAGATCCACGAGGGACTGCCGCGGAGGAGCGCCCTGGAGCGGGTCGTGGAGGTGTTCCGCCTGGTCGGCATACCGTCTCCGGAGAGCCGGATTCGCGACTATCCGCACCAGCTCAGCGGGGGACTCCGCCAGCGGGTGATGATCGCCATGGCCCTGTGCCTGAAGCCGCGGCTGATGCTGGCCGACGAGCCCACGACGGCCCTGGACGTGACGATCCAGGCCCAGATCCTGGACCTCATCGGGCGCCTCAAAGAGGAGACGGGCACGTCGGTGCTGCTGGTCACCCACGACCTGGGGGTCGTCGCGGAGGCGGCCCAGTTCGTGGCGGTCATGTATGCCGGGATCGTGGTGGAATACGGCCCCGCGGGGGACGTCTTCGCTTCTCCGCGCCACCCCTACACGGTGGGCCTCCTCGCCTCAGTCCCGCGGGGGCGGGGCGGGGACGGGGGGCGACTTCCCGCCATCGCCGGCACGGTTCCTTCTCTCGACGAACTGCCGGCGGGGTGCCGCTTCTCCGGCCGCTGTCCCGACGTCATGGAGATCTGCCGGCGGGAGGAGCCCGCCGTTACGGAACCGGCGCCGGATCGCCGGGTGCGCTGCTGGAAATTCTCATGA
- a CDS encoding tetraprenyl-beta-curcumene synthase family protein, producing MTVPGHLAAMTTRIFLDVRPRVHHHLQAWTARAGAIPDPELRRQALMSIETKSFHCEGGGIYALLAGDAFEEAVRFIVAYQTISDYLDNLCDRSTSQSPEDFRALHESMPQALVPGADRTDWYRLHVERDDGGYLADLVETCRDVLRRVPSYGAVAPGLLRLAGLYGDLQVHKHVRPEERLPRLEAWFETHRNGVPELRWYEFAAATGSTLGIFCLVSSAFRDGFSEAEAGRVEKALFPWVQALHILLDYLVDQEEDRQGGDLNFCTYYPGEEDLLERLSWLFGRAEEAVCGLPEAPFHRMIIRGLLGIYLADRKVDRQTTVRRMARKLVGMGGPAAVFFFLHCWAYRRFRER from the coding sequence ATGACCGTCCCCGGCCATCTTGCCGCCATGACGACGCGGATCTTCCTCGATGTCCGCCCCCGGGTCCACCACCACCTGCAGGCCTGGACGGCCCGGGCCGGGGCCATTCCGGACCCGGAGCTGCGCCGGCAGGCCCTCATGAGCATCGAAACGAAGTCGTTCCACTGCGAGGGGGGCGGCATCTACGCCCTCCTGGCGGGGGACGCCTTCGAGGAGGCCGTCCGGTTCATCGTGGCCTACCAGACAATCAGCGACTATCTCGACAACCTCTGCGACCGCAGCACCTCCCAGAGCCCGGAGGATTTCCGGGCCCTCCACGAGTCCATGCCGCAGGCCCTCGTTCCGGGGGCCGACCGGACCGACTGGTATCGCCTCCACGTGGAGCGGGACGACGGGGGATACCTGGCGGATCTCGTGGAGACGTGCCGGGACGTGCTCCGGCGGGTGCCGTCCTACGGGGCCGTGGCGCCGGGTCTCCTCCGGCTGGCAGGCCTGTATGGCGACCTCCAGGTCCACAAGCACGTCCGCCCGGAGGAGCGGCTCCCGCGCCTCGAGGCCTGGTTCGAGACGCACCGGAACGGGGTCCCGGAGCTGCGCTGGTACGAGTTCGCCGCCGCCACCGGCTCGACCCTGGGGATCTTCTGCCTCGTCTCGTCGGCCTTCCGGGACGGGTTTTCGGAGGCGGAGGCCGGACGGGTGGAAAAAGCCCTTTTCCCGTGGGTGCAGGCCCTGCACATCCTCCTGGATTACCTGGTGGACCAGGAGGAGGACCGCCAGGGAGGCGACTTGAACTTCTGCACCTATTATCCCGGCGAGGAGGATCTCCTGGAGCGCCTGTCCTGGCTCTTCGGCCGGGCGGAGGAAGCGGTCTGCGGGCTCCCCGAGGCCCCTTTCCACCGCATGATCATCCGGGGACTCCTGGGGATCTACCTGGCGGACCGCAAGGTGGACCGGCAGACAACGGTCCGGCGGATGGCCCGGAAACTGGTCGGGATGGGCGGACCGGCAGCGGTCTTCTTTTTCCTCCACTGCTGGGCGTACCGGCGCTTCCGGGAACGGTGA
- a CDS encoding ABC transporter permease, translating to MIRYVAKRLLFMIPLLLGITVICFTVMHLAPGSPTDMETQMNPRASAEAKARLMALYDLDKPLHVQYWLWLKKIAVLDLGTSFSQDRRPVDRKILERLPITILLNLLSMGLILAVAIPLGVLSAVRQDSWFDRLAGVFVFVGFAVPTFWLALLLMILFGVELGWLPISGIRSLNHEYLPPGAAFWDLLKHLILPVGLSAFGGLAGLSRYMRSNMLEVIRQDYILTARAKGLRERTVIYRHALRNALLPVITILGLSVPGLIGGSVIFETIFAIPGMGQLFYMSVMARDYPVVMGILLIGAVLTLLGNLLADVSYAVADPRIRVS from the coding sequence GTGATCCGCTACGTCGCCAAAAGGCTCCTCTTCATGATCCCGCTCCTCCTGGGGATCACCGTCATCTGCTTCACCGTGATGCACCTGGCCCCGGGATCTCCCACGGACATGGAGACCCAGATGAACCCCCGGGCCTCCGCCGAGGCGAAGGCCCGCCTGATGGCCCTCTACGACCTGGACAAGCCCCTTCACGTCCAGTACTGGCTGTGGCTCAAGAAGATCGCCGTCCTGGACCTGGGGACGTCCTTTTCCCAGGACCGCCGGCCCGTGGACCGGAAAATCCTCGAGCGCCTGCCCATCACGATCCTCCTGAACCTGCTGTCCATGGGCCTGATCCTGGCCGTGGCCATCCCCCTCGGGGTTCTCTCGGCGGTCCGCCAGGATTCCTGGTTCGACCGCCTCGCCGGGGTCTTCGTCTTCGTCGGGTTCGCCGTGCCTACCTTCTGGCTGGCCCTGCTCCTGATGATCCTCTTCGGCGTCGAGCTGGGGTGGCTCCCCATCTCGGGGATCCGCTCCCTGAACCATGAATACCTGCCCCCCGGCGCGGCCTTCTGGGACCTCCTGAAGCATCTGATCCTGCCGGTGGGGCTGTCGGCCTTCGGGGGGCTGGCGGGGCTCTCCCGCTACATGCGGTCCAACATGCTGGAGGTGATCCGCCAGGACTACATCCTGACGGCCCGGGCGAAGGGACTCCGGGAGCGGACGGTGATCTACAGGCACGCCCTCCGGAACGCCCTGCTCCCGGTCATCACGATCCTGGGTCTGTCGGTGCCGGGCCTGATCGGCGGCAGCGTCATCTTCGAGACCATCTTTGCAATCCCCGGCATGGGGCAGCTCTTCTACATGTCGGTCATGGCCCGGGATTACCCCGTCGTGATGGGAATTCTCCTCATCGGGGCGGTCCTGACCCTCCTGGGGAACCTCCTGGCGGATGTGTCCTATGCCGTGGCGGATCCCCGGATCCGGGTCTCGTGA
- a CDS encoding D-alanine--D-alanine ligase gives MDKLKIGIIMGGLSSEKEVSLNSGRNVHDNLDPEFYEGVPLFMDERGRLWILPWQLIPQNTTVDIAEQLERQARPVTYEELRKEIDFAFISLHGKYGDDGCIQGLLELLGIPYTGPGVLASALGMDKHIQQMILREAGLDVPRSLAVRRAEWESDREGVIRRVREALPWPCVTKPTREGSSIGVTIVRDEASLDAGMIEALRWDNAVLIEEFLEGVEFSSIVLEEDGTIEPLGLTEIHPQSDFYTYDDKYMPGRCRKFTPPKTIPPEAIKRILEEVLRAFHALGFRSYGRIDGFYTTDGRILVTDPNSSSGMAPSSFFFEQAASAGMLPSMIISRLIENARKIHREKRGPL, from the coding sequence ATGGACAAACTGAAAATCGGCATCATCATGGGAGGCCTTTCCTCGGAGAAGGAGGTCTCCCTCAACAGTGGACGGAACGTCCACGACAACCTCGACCCCGAGTTCTACGAAGGGGTTCCCCTGTTCATGGACGAACGGGGCCGCCTGTGGATCCTACCCTGGCAGCTCATCCCGCAGAACACCACCGTCGACATCGCCGAGCAGCTCGAGCGGCAGGCGCGCCCCGTCACTTATGAAGAACTCCGGAAAGAGATCGACTTCGCCTTCATCTCCCTCCACGGCAAATACGGCGACGACGGGTGCATCCAGGGGCTCCTGGAGCTGCTCGGGATCCCCTACACGGGGCCGGGCGTCCTGGCATCGGCCCTGGGCATGGACAAGCACATCCAGCAGATGATCCTCCGGGAGGCGGGCCTGGACGTTCCGCGGAGCCTGGCGGTCCGCCGGGCCGAGTGGGAGTCGGACCGGGAGGGAGTCATCCGGCGCGTCCGGGAGGCCCTTCCGTGGCCCTGCGTCACCAAGCCGACCCGGGAGGGATCCAGCATCGGTGTCACCATCGTCCGGGACGAGGCCTCCCTCGACGCGGGCATGATCGAAGCCCTGCGGTGGGACAACGCGGTCCTCATCGAGGAATTCCTGGAGGGTGTCGAGTTTTCCTCCATCGTCCTCGAGGAGGACGGCACGATCGAGCCCCTGGGGCTGACGGAAATCCACCCCCAGAGCGATTTCTACACCTACGACGACAAGTACATGCCGGGCCGCTGCCGCAAGTTCACGCCCCCCAAGACCATTCCCCCGGAGGCGATCAAGCGGATCCTGGAGGAGGTGCTCCGGGCCTTCCACGCCCTCGGCTTCCGGTCCTACGGCCGGATCGACGGCTTCTACACGACCGACGGCCGGATCCTCGTCACCGACCCCAATTCCTCCTCGGGCATGGCCCCCTCGTCCTTCTTCTTCGAGCAGGCTGCCAGCGCGGGGATGCTGCCCTCCATGATCATCTCGCGTCTCATCGAGAACGCCCGGAAGATCCACCGGGAGAAGCGGGGTCCCCTGTGA
- a CDS encoding DEAD/DEAH box helicase: MSRLTLEEWLSHLEKNRRFMENVSALKRIPAREARYVDYPGWVHPRLRSVLEARGMRRLWSHQGQAVDLVRQGKDIVLVTPTASGKTLCYNLPVLQRILEEPETRALYMFPTKALAQDQMHEVHGLITDLREDIRTFTYDGDTPDDARQAIRRQGHVVVTNPDMLHAGILPHHTKWQKLFMNLRFVVIDELHVYRGVFGSHLANVIRRLVRICRFYGADPVFIFCSATVANPREHAEAVLERPVALLDESGAPAAAKTFILYNPPIVNRELGIRQSALTPARQLAGSLVEERIQTIVFTTSRLNVEVLTRYLKDRFKKGKPLPDTFVTGYRGGYLPNLRRQIEAGLRNREVMGVVSTNALELGIDIGDLEACIMAGYPGSVASTWQQAGRAGRRAGRSLAVLIARSAPMDQFIAEHPEYFFSRSPEHCRINPDNLLILLHHLKSAAFELPFERGERFGRENIEELLDYLAEKGVLHQAGERWHWSAESYPADEVSLRSINPENVVVVDASEQGNPRIIAEVDWDGAFTALHEGAIYMVESQPYQVDRLDLPGKKAYVRKVDVDYFTDAMTYTNVRVIDRFVEKREGSAIVEHGEVQVVRKVVGYKKIKFYTSENLGFGDVHLPERDMHTTGYWFTIPRDLLDALPYTREEIIDGLTGLAYGLHHLAAMLLMADLHDIDRCIGDKSGEWFVRHTGSGRVITSSPPGADEAEPAREDAFDPTVFLFDAYPGGIGFSDLLYAEHRRLLGSAQTLLSSCPCLHGCPSCVGPTLEVGNRAKEVALAVLNRLLEQT; this comes from the coding sequence ATGAGCAGACTCACCCTGGAAGAATGGCTGTCGCACCTGGAAAAGAACCGGCGCTTCATGGAGAACGTCTCGGCCCTGAAGCGGATCCCCGCCCGGGAGGCCCGCTACGTCGACTACCCCGGCTGGGTCCACCCCCGCCTCCGGTCCGTCCTGGAGGCCCGGGGCATGCGCCGCCTCTGGAGCCACCAGGGCCAGGCGGTTGACCTGGTCCGCCAGGGGAAAGACATCGTCCTGGTGACCCCCACGGCGAGCGGCAAGACCCTCTGCTACAACCTGCCGGTCCTCCAGCGGATTCTCGAGGAGCCGGAGACCCGGGCCCTCTACATGTTTCCCACGAAGGCCCTCGCCCAGGACCAGATGCACGAGGTTCACGGCCTCATCACGGACCTCCGGGAGGACATCCGCACCTTCACCTACGACGGGGACACCCCCGACGACGCCCGGCAGGCCATCCGCCGCCAGGGCCACGTGGTCGTGACGAATCCCGACATGCTCCACGCGGGCATCCTGCCGCACCACACGAAGTGGCAGAAGCTCTTCATGAACCTCCGGTTCGTCGTGATCGACGAGCTGCACGTCTACCGGGGGGTCTTCGGCTCCCACCTGGCCAACGTGATCCGCCGCCTCGTCCGGATCTGCCGGTTCTACGGCGCGGATCCGGTGTTCATCTTCTGCTCCGCCACGGTGGCCAACCCGCGGGAGCACGCCGAGGCGGTCCTCGAGCGGCCGGTGGCCCTCCTCGACGAGAGCGGCGCCCCCGCCGCCGCCAAGACCTTCATCCTGTACAACCCGCCCATCGTGAACCGAGAGCTGGGCATCCGCCAGTCGGCCCTCACGCCGGCCCGGCAGCTGGCGGGCAGCCTCGTGGAGGAGCGGATCCAGACGATCGTCTTCACCACCAGCCGCCTCAACGTCGAGGTCCTCACCCGCTACCTGAAGGACCGGTTCAAGAAGGGAAAGCCCCTGCCGGACACCTTCGTCACGGGCTACCGCGGGGGTTACCTGCCGAACCTGCGGCGGCAGATCGAGGCGGGGCTCCGCAACCGGGAGGTCATGGGCGTCGTCAGCACCAACGCGCTGGAGCTGGGCATCGACATCGGGGATCTCGAGGCCTGCATCATGGCGGGCTACCCCGGCTCCGTCGCCAGCACCTGGCAGCAGGCGGGACGGGCCGGACGGCGGGCCGGGCGGAGCCTGGCGGTCCTGATCGCCCGGAGCGCGCCCATGGACCAGTTCATCGCCGAGCACCCGGAATACTTCTTTTCCCGCTCCCCGGAGCATTGCCGCATCAACCCGGACAACCTCCTGATTCTCCTTCACCATCTGAAGAGCGCCGCCTTCGAGCTGCCCTTCGAGCGGGGGGAGCGCTTCGGCCGGGAGAACATCGAGGAGCTCCTGGACTACCTGGCGGAGAAGGGAGTCCTCCACCAGGCGGGAGAGCGGTGGCACTGGTCCGCCGAGAGCTATCCCGCCGACGAGGTGAGCCTCCGGAGCATCAACCCGGAGAACGTGGTGGTCGTCGACGCGAGCGAGCAGGGAAACCCGCGGATCATTGCCGAGGTGGACTGGGACGGGGCCTTCACGGCTCTTCACGAGGGGGCCATCTACATGGTCGAGTCCCAGCCCTACCAGGTGGACCGCCTCGACCTGCCGGGCAAGAAGGCCTACGTGCGGAAGGTGGACGTGGACTATTTCACCGACGCCATGACGTACACCAACGTCCGGGTCATCGACCGGTTCGTCGAGAAGCGCGAGGGAAGCGCCATCGTCGAGCACGGGGAGGTCCAAGTCGTCCGGAAAGTGGTGGGCTACAAGAAGATCAAATTTTATACGTCGGAGAATCTGGGATTCGGGGACGTCCACCTGCCCGAGCGGGACATGCACACCACGGGCTACTGGTTCACCATCCCCCGGGACCTCCTGGATGCCCTGCCCTACACGCGGGAGGAGATCATCGACGGCCTGACGGGGCTGGCCTACGGTCTCCACCACTTGGCGGCGATGCTCCTGATGGCGGACCTCCACGACATCGACCGCTGCATCGGCGACAAGAGCGGCGAGTGGTTCGTCCGGCACACCGGGAGCGGCCGCGTGATCACGTCCTCCCCGCCGGGGGCCGACGAGGCGGAGCCCGCCCGGGAAGACGCCTTCGATCCGACGGTCTTCCTCTTCGACGCCTATCCCGGCGGCATCGGGTTCTCGGACCTCCTCTACGCGGAGCACCGAAGGCTCCTGGGATCGGCGCAGACCCTCCTTTCCTCGTGCCCCTGCCTCCACGGCTGCCCCTCCTGCGTGGGACCCACCCTCGAGGTGGGCAACCGCGCCAAGGAGGTGGCCCTGGCGGTCCTGAATCGCCTTCTGGAACAGACATGA
- a CDS encoding leucyl aminopeptidase: MKIDLKKESLERFVTPAAAVFLFEGEEPSGSAALLDRASGGLVTELLKAGDFKGKLYATALLYTGKALPARRLILVGLGKRKEVTLDRIRGAFAAAAREARRLDVKDFAASMDVGLPEEMPERIAAAAVEGVLLGLYRYLPYKTVDREEFRELKSFTIVEADGARGKAVRKAAAEAEAVSRAVCFVRDLVSAPGNEMTPDRMAKEAKKMAAGRKLAVKVFGEPDLRKLGMNALLGVARGSNEPPRLIAVEHRGGKRGAAPVVLVGKGITFDSGGISLKPAENMGEMKDDMAGGAAVLGVLQAAADIGLPLNVVGLVPAVENLPDGKAYRPGDVLTTFSGQTVEIMSTDAEGRLILADALAYARKHYRPTALIDMATLTGACVVALGDLGTGLFGTDADLNARIRAAAAATGELVWEMPLWDDYVELIKSDVADWKNTGGRSGGAITAALFLKQFAGEGPWAHLDIAGAAWLKKDRPWTPKGASGIGVRLLVEVLKQWSAPT; the protein is encoded by the coding sequence ATGAAAATCGACCTGAAAAAAGAAAGTCTGGAACGTTTCGTCACACCCGCCGCGGCTGTGTTCCTGTTCGAGGGTGAGGAACCCTCCGGGTCCGCGGCCCTCCTCGACAGGGCATCCGGGGGGCTCGTCACGGAACTGCTGAAAGCCGGCGATTTCAAGGGCAAGCTCTACGCAACGGCGCTTCTCTACACCGGGAAGGCCCTGCCGGCCCGGCGGCTGATCCTGGTCGGCCTCGGGAAGAGAAAAGAGGTTACCCTCGATCGCATTCGCGGAGCCTTTGCCGCGGCCGCCCGGGAGGCCCGGCGGCTGGACGTGAAGGACTTTGCCGCCTCCATGGACGTCGGCCTGCCGGAGGAAATGCCGGAGCGAATCGCCGCGGCGGCGGTCGAGGGAGTTCTCCTGGGCCTGTATCGCTACCTGCCCTACAAGACCGTCGACCGGGAGGAGTTCCGGGAACTCAAGTCCTTCACGATCGTGGAGGCCGACGGAGCGCGGGGAAAGGCCGTGAGGAAAGCGGCGGCCGAGGCGGAGGCTGTTTCCCGGGCCGTCTGCTTCGTACGGGACCTCGTCTCCGCGCCGGGGAACGAGATGACCCCCGACCGGATGGCAAAGGAAGCGAAGAAAATGGCCGCCGGCCGCAAGCTCGCGGTGAAGGTCTTCGGCGAGCCGGACCTGCGGAAGCTGGGCATGAACGCCCTCCTGGGGGTCGCCCGGGGCAGCAACGAACCGCCCCGGCTGATCGCCGTCGAGCACCGGGGAGGGAAGCGGGGGGCAGCCCCGGTGGTCCTGGTGGGCAAGGGCATCACCTTCGACAGCGGCGGCATCTCCCTCAAGCCCGCGGAAAACATGGGCGAGATGAAGGACGACATGGCCGGCGGGGCCGCCGTCCTCGGGGTGCTGCAGGCCGCGGCGGACATCGGCCTGCCCCTGAACGTGGTCGGCCTGGTACCGGCCGTGGAGAACCTGCCCGACGGCAAGGCCTACAGGCCCGGCGACGTGCTCACCACGTTTTCGGGCCAGACCGTGGAAATCATGAGCACCGACGCAGAGGGGCGGCTGATCCTGGCGGACGCCCTCGCCTACGCCAGGAAGCACTACCGCCCGACGGCGCTCATCGACATGGCGACCCTGACGGGGGCCTGCGTCGTCGCCCTGGGGGATCTCGGTACGGGCCTCTTCGGAACGGATGCGGACCTGAACGCCCGGATCCGGGCCGCCGCGGCGGCGACGGGCGAACTGGTCTGGGAGATGCCCCTCTGGGACGACTACGTCGAACTCATCAAGAGCGACGTGGCAGACTGGAAGAACACCGGCGGGCGCAGCGGCGGGGCCATCACGGCGGCCCTTTTCCTGAAGCAGTTCGCCGGCGAGGGACCCTGGGCGCACCTGGATATCGCCGGGGCCGCGTGGCTGAAGAAGGACCGGCCCTGGACGCCCAAGGGAGCCTCCGGAATCGGCGTCCGCCTCCTGGTGGAGGTCCTGAAGCAGTGGAGCGCGCCCACGTGA
- the alr gene encoding alanine racemase: MEEQKYRSWVEVDLDSFSRNWEELKHLVGPDVRIMQVVKADAYGHGALELSSVALRNGAWALGVANADEGVQLRASGIDAPIVILSPSPDSEIGQIVKYGLTPSVSDASFARELQKSARKAGVHVSVHIEVDTGMGRGGTIHYEALDLIRAVLDMPNLDLEGIFTHLSSSEILVDYNNRQWTHFRNLLEKLEEDGIRIPLKHMSNSGAVLNFPEYNLDLVRPGIMTYGIYPGPDTRDKADLSPVMSFKTRIVLLKEFPEGYSIGYNRTFITYRPTRIATIPVGYGDGYGILLSNAGEVLIRGQRAPIVGRISMDMCTVDVSRIHDCGIGDEVVLMGRQGSEYISANEIAARTSTISYDVLCALGKRAPRIFVQKGRADAVEPRLRRIYIPGEEKSVARIDSIIRHCFQTRAQSEEMGDAIFSEMFETLFGKEDRQLELRDRFRYDIEISEASPQNGRRRRGEFFRVLTRVEYTKALREPVFMIGCAMNNEQLEALFAEKRCEYRWLLNLGDETVTERDFRIERVTIDGEDIPILRSENTGRGYEVWCGGDLLKKKLNRPVRFAFEIATKKSKENNLFSVYVVYPTRGLQISFNYEKANLRRVREVSYFAGKHPYPRVAREQGRCTTLTIADDEWIFPNSGVTFIWDS, from the coding sequence ATGGAAGAGCAGAAATACAGAAGCTGGGTCGAAGTCGATCTCGACAGCTTCTCCCGGAACTGGGAGGAGTTGAAGCACCTTGTCGGCCCGGACGTCCGGATCATGCAGGTCGTCAAGGCCGATGCCTACGGCCACGGCGCCCTGGAACTCTCCAGCGTCGCCCTCCGGAACGGCGCCTGGGCCCTGGGAGTGGCCAATGCCGACGAGGGCGTCCAGCTTCGCGCCAGCGGCATCGACGCCCCGATCGTCATTCTAAGCCCGTCCCCGGATTCGGAGATCGGCCAGATCGTCAAGTACGGCCTCACGCCGTCGGTGTCCGATGCGTCCTTCGCCCGTGAGCTTCAGAAGAGCGCCCGGAAGGCGGGCGTCCACGTTTCCGTGCACATCGAGGTGGATACGGGCATGGGCCGCGGCGGAACGATCCACTACGAGGCCCTCGACCTGATCCGGGCGGTCCTGGACATGCCGAACCTGGACCTGGAGGGTATCTTCACCCACCTGTCCTCCAGCGAGATCCTGGTGGACTACAATAACCGCCAGTGGACCCATTTCCGAAACCTCCTGGAAAAGCTGGAGGAGGACGGGATCCGGATTCCCCTGAAGCACATGTCCAACAGCGGGGCCGTCCTGAACTTTCCCGAATACAACCTGGACCTGGTCCGGCCGGGCATCATGACCTACGGCATCTACCCGGGGCCCGACACGAGGGACAAGGCGGACCTCTCTCCCGTCATGAGCTTCAAGACGCGGATCGTCCTCCTCAAGGAATTTCCCGAGGGCTACAGCATCGGCTACAACCGGACCTTCATCACCTACCGGCCCACTCGCATCGCCACGATTCCCGTGGGCTACGGCGACGGGTACGGGATCCTGCTGTCGAACGCCGGCGAGGTCCTCATCCGCGGGCAGCGGGCCCCCATCGTCGGCCGCATCTCCATGGACATGTGCACCGTCGACGTGAGCCGCATTCACGACTGCGGGATCGGCGACGAGGTGGTTCTCATGGGACGGCAGGGCTCGGAATACATCTCCGCCAACGAGATCGCCGCCCGGACAAGCACGATCAGCTACGACGTCCTGTGCGCCCTGGGCAAGCGGGCCCCCCGGATCTTCGTCCAGAAGGGCCGGGCCGACGCGGTGGAGCCGCGCCTCCGGCGGATCTACATCCCCGGCGAGGAGAAGTCCGTCGCCCGCATCGACAGCATCATCCGCCACTGCTTCCAGACCCGGGCCCAGAGCGAGGAGATGGGGGACGCCATCTTCTCCGAGATGTTCGAGACCCTCTTCGGGAAGGAGGACCGGCAGCTGGAGCTGCGGGACCGCTTCCGTTACGACATCGAGATCTCCGAGGCTTCGCCGCAAAACGGCAGGCGCAGGCGGGGCGAATTCTTCCGGGTCCTGACCCGGGTGGAGTACACGAAGGCCCTCCGGGAGCCTGTCTTCATGATCGGCTGCGCCATGAACAACGAGCAGCTGGAGGCCCTCTTTGCGGAGAAGCGCTGCGAGTACCGGTGGCTCCTGAACCTGGGCGACGAGACGGTGACGGAGCGGGACTTCCGGATCGAGCGGGTCACGATCGACGGGGAGGACATCCCCATTCTCCGGTCCGAGAACACCGGGCGGGGCTACGAAGTCTGGTGCGGCGGCGACCTCCTGAAGAAGAAGCTCAACCGCCCGGTCCGCTTCGCCTTCGAGATCGCCACGAAGAAGTCCAAGGAAAACAACCTGTTTTCCGTGTACGTGGTCTACCCGACCCGGGGGTTGCAGATTTCCTTCAACTACGAGAAGGCCAACCTCCGCCGCGTCCGGGAAGTGAGTTATTTCGCCGGCAAGCACCCGTACCCGCGGGTCGCCCGGGAGCAGGGCCGATGCACCACGCTCACCATCGCCGACGACGAGTGGATCTTCCCCAACAGCGGCGTCACCTTCATCTGGGATTCCTGA